CCGCTTGCCCATGTCGCCCGTCTTCACGCCGTTCTTTGCCTGGCGCTTGTCCGAGAAGACGACCTCGTGCAGTGACGGAGCTTTATATGGCAGCTCAAACGTGTCTTCAAGTTTTGCGCGGATATAGTTAGCATTCAGCACGGCATCTTCCGTCGTCTGCCGCAGACCGTCAGGGCCGTTCGCCAGAATGTATGCTAACGCCCGCACGAACATGCCGAAGTTGCCGTAGAACATGCGTACGCGACCAATGCTCTGCGGACGATCGTAGTCCAGCGCAAGCGTGCCGCCAGCCTTCGTCACGACGACAGGCTTCGGCAGAAATGGCTCGAGAATCTTCTTGCACGCCACCGGACCCGACCCAGGGCCACCGCCTCCATGCGGCGTCGAGAAGGTCTTGTGCAGGTTCAGGTGCATCACGTCCACGCCAAAGTCGCCCGGTCGCGTCTTGCCCACCAGCGCGTTCATGTTCGCACCGTCCATATACAGCAGTGCGCCCTTGGCATGAAGAATGTCGGCGATCTTGTGGATCTCGCTCTCGAAGACGCCAATGGTCGAAGGATTCGTAAGCATCAGCGCGGCGGTATCTTCGTCCACCATGCGCTCCAGCTCCGCGATATCCACCATACCCTGCGCATTCGACTTCAGGTTCGCCACCTGGTAGCCGCACACCGCCGCAGTCGCCGGGTTTGTGCCGTGCGCTGAGTCTGGAATAAGAATCTTCTTACGCGCATTGCCCTTGCTCTCGTGATACGCACGGGCCAGCAGGATACCGGTGAACTCACCATGGGCACCCGCTGCAGGCTGCAGCGTGATCGTGTCCATGCCGGTGATCTCCACCAGACAATCGCTCAGCAGCTTCATGATGCCCAGCGCGCCCTGCGACAGCGCCTCCGGCTGATACGGATGCGCCTCGGCGATGCCCTCAAGCCGCGATACCACTTCGTTCACGCGCGGGTTGTACTTCATCGTGCAGCTTCCCAGCGGATACATCCCCAGGTCGATCGCATAGTTCCACGTTGAAAGACGTGTGAAGTGCCGGATGATCTCGATCTCGCTCAGCTCCGGCATTACGCCCAGGTCCGTGCGCACCGCATCGCCCAGCAGCCCGGCGGCGTCGACCGCGGGAACATCCAGCTCCGCCAGCCGGTAGGCCTTCTTGCCTGCGGAAGACTTCTCGAAGATCAGGTCTTCGTTTTGGTTGACGTGCGTCGTTACTTTTCTAGGTGTTCCTACAAACCTTGTATCGCTCATTCGTCTTCCTCAAAACTCCATCTGGTCCACAGCATTTCCAGTCGCCGAATAACTCCCGGCCTGTGGTCCATCCAGATCCTCTTCACGCAGCGACAACGCAATGACCGTTCCGTTCTCCAACTTCAACGTCAGCGAGTCGCCTTCATCCAGAGTCGCTTCTTCAACCTTCTCGCCGATTTGCGCGCACAGAGCATTGCGGTATTCAGGCTCACCATACGCCAGCGAATACTCGCTGAACAGAACATGCGGCCAGGCGTAAAAAGTCAGCAGGGGAGACTCGAAGCGGAGCTGCAGATAGTCCTGCACAAACTCCACCGCGTTCAACTCCTCGCCAACGACCCCGCTGATATCCACGTCTACTCCAACACCTCTGCTGCTGCGTCTATCTGTGCCTTCGTTGTCAGCTCCGTCGCACACCAGAGGCTGGTATTCGGCCCAAGTTCCGGATACCACTTCACAAGCGGCAGGCCGCCAACGATCTTTTTCTCCAGCAGCGCAGCGTTCGCCTTCTCCGCATCTTTACCCAGATCAATCACAAACTCATGGAAGCGCGGCGCACCGCCAAACAGTACCTTGCCCGTCTTGCCCAGCGCATCCGCGGCATACTTAGCCTTCGCCAGATTCTGCACGGCGAGGTCCTTCAGACCTTCCTTGCCGTACACCGTCAGGAAGACCGTGGTCATCATCGCCACCAACGCCTGATTCGTGCATATGTTCGAGGTCGCCTTCTCGCGCCGGATATGCTGCTCGCGCGTCGACAGCGTGAGCACGAAGCCACGCTTGCCATCCATGTCTTTGGTTTCGCCGACGATGCGGCCCGGCATCTGCCGCAGAAACTTCTCCTTGCACGCGATCACGCCGCAGAACGGTCCGCCGTAGCTCGGCGCAACGCCAAAGCTCTGCGCCTCGAGCGAAACAATATCCGCCTCCGCCGGCGGCTTCACAATACCCAACGACACAGCTTCTGCAATCGAGACGATCAGAAGCGCGCCCTTCTTGTGCGCAATGTCTGCAATCGCTGCCACGTCCTCGATCGTGCCGAAGAAGTTTGGCGACTGAATCAGCACGCAAGCGGTGTTGTCCGTAATTGAGGCATCCAACGCAGCCAGATCGACACGGCCGTTCTCGGCATAGCCGACTTCGGCGAGAGGAATCTCCTGGTGCTGCGCATAGGTCGCGACCACCTCGCGATACTCCGGATGCACTGTGCGCGCAATCACTGCGCCATCGCGTCCGGTCACGCGCACCGCCATCATGATGGCCTCCGCCGCCCCTGTCGAGCCGTCATACATCGACGCGTTCGCGATCTCCATCCCCGTCAGCTCGCAGATCATCGTCTGGAACTCAAACATCGCCTGTAGCGTTCCCTGCGCGATCTCCGGCTGGTACGGCGTATAGCTCGTCAGAAACTCGCCGCGCGAGACGATGGTATCGATCAACACCGGGCGATAGTGGCGATACACGCCTGCCCCAAGAAAGCTCACATATCCGCGAGCGTTCTTGTCGGCGAAGGTGCGAAAGCGCTCAATGATCTCCGACTCGCCATGCTGGCGTGGGATCGCAAGATCGCGCTTGAACTGGTACTCCTCAGGAATGGTCGCAAATAGATCGTCGATCGATGCTACGCCAATCTCGGCCAGCATCGCCTCGCGGTCCGCAGGGGACTTCGGCAGATAACGCATCGTTTAGTGTCCGGTCTCTTCAGCGATAAACTTCTCGTAGTCGGCCGCCGACAGCAGGCCGCCCAGCTCCGAGGCATCGGTAACGTCGACCCTCATCAGCCACGTCGCGTTCGCATCGGTGTTGATCTTCTCCGGCGCGTCCTTCAGCGCCTCGTTGATCTCCGTCACCGTGCCCGTCACCGGCGAGTACAGGTCCGAGACCGCCTTCACCGACTCCACCGAGCCGAAGATCTCACCGGCCTTCACCGGATCGCCCACCTTTGGCAGGTCGACAAAGACAATGTCGCCGAGCGAGCTCTGCGCGTAATCCGTAATGCCGACCGTGCCCTTCGCACCGTCGACGCTGATCCACTCATGTTCCTTCGTGTACTTGTAATTCGCAGGATAGGGCATAGATTTTCGGAGGTCTCCTCCTCCATTGTAGTGTGCCGGAAGTGGAAAACTGGCCGGTAAGTGCCCGTTTATCGTGGGCCAAACGCCGGATACGGCTCCAGCTCCGTCAGCAGGGGAAACGATATCATCCCCAGCTTCGCCAGCGGCAGGCTTTCCACCGCCTCGCGGGCCGCGGCCTCGCTGGCCACCTCCAGCACCAGCGCAGCGCCGGGCTTGTCCTTCCGCCGCCATATGCTGCGGACCACGCCCGCCGCATACAGCTCACGCACGCGCTGGCCCTCGGCGGCGATCAGCTCCGGCGTCCACTTCTCCGCGGGGAACTCGCCGGTCTTACGCTCCGTCAAAACAAGAAACTGCATCGTCTTCTCCCATCATTCTTTCGTACTGGATTGATAAATGGTCATCCTGAGCGAAGCGCAGCGAAGTCGAAGGACCTGTATTTTGCTCTGCGCCGTAAAAACGCTTTGTACGGAACTACTTCTTCGCTCGTTTGTAGAACGGCGTAGGCACGACCCGCGCCTTCACCATCTGCCCGCGAATCTCCACGGCAACCTCAGTATCCAGCGCCGCGAACTCCACCGGCACATAAGCCAGTGCAACGTTCTTCTTCAAAAACGGCGCCGGCGACCCGCTCGTAATCTCGCCGATCCTCTTGCCACCGAGCGAGAACACCGGGTACCCATCGCGCCCAATCCCGCGCTCCACCATCTCCAGCCCAACGAGCTTGCGCCCCCCTTTGCGATCAGCCCCGCCCTCTTCCTGAATCTTCACCAGAGCATCGCGTCCGACGAAGTCGCCCTTGTCGAGCTTGGCATAGCGGCCCAATCCGGCCTCGAAGACGTTGATCGTGTCCGAGATCTCGTGCCCATACAGCGCCATCCCCGCCTCAAGCCGCAGCGTATTCCGCGCTCCCAGCCCGCAAGGCAGAATCCCGAACTCCTTGCCCGCCTCCAGCACCTCGTTCCACACGCGCGCGCTCGTGGCCTCGTCCGATGGGATGTAGATCTCGAACCCGTCCTCGCCCGTGTATCCCGTGCGAGCGATCAGCACGTTGTACAAACCGCAGACCTGCCCCCACGTAAACCAGTAGTTCTTGATCGGCGCAAGGTCGACAGGCGTCAGCTTCTGCAGCGTCGCGTGCGCCTTCGGTCCCTGGATCGCAATCTGCGTGTAGTAGTCGCTGAAGTCGTTTACATGCACACCCGGCATCGAACCGATCTGCGACCGCACCCAGGCTACGTCCTTCTCCCGCGTGCCTGCGTTGATCACAATCAGGTAGTCGTTGTCCGAAAGCTTGTGCACCACCACGTCGTCCACAAACGTCCCACTCGGATACAGCATCGCCGAGTACTGCGCCTGCCCCACCTGGAGCTTCGAAGCATCGTTCATGCACAGCTTCTGCACTGCCGCCAGCGACCCCGGCCCGCGCAGTTGTATATCGCCCATATGCGACACATCGAAGACGCCAACGCCTGTGCGCACGGCCATGTGCTCCGCCGTCAGCCCACAGCAGTCAACCGGCATGTCCCAGCCGCCAAAGTCCACCATCTTCGCCTTTGAGGCGCGGTGAACGGCGTTCAGTGCAGTTTTGCGAAGGGGGGGCTGTAGTTCTGACAAGATCGTAACCTCTGGAGTTCATCGTAGTTTGCTGGCACTGCGTGGTCAACGAACGGTGCATTGCGCCCGAAGAAAAGCTGTGGCATTGTTACTTCCATCGTTCCTGTTCCGAGGTCCCCTTTTGCGATCTGATCGTCTGTTCATCCTGCTCTACGCCTTCGCTATCACTCTCACCTGCTCTGTACAGGCTCAAAACATACCGGAGCCAATACCGGGCGTGCAGATCACTAACGGTAGCTACCCGTGGGCTGTCGATGTCTATGAAGGCAAACAGCAACTCGTCCCGATTCACCATACGAACGTCGGGGTGAACAACCACAAGGGAGCCAATGTCGCCGGCTCGCTCGCCGGTAGCGTCTTCTACAAACCAAAGATGACCACCGAGATTGAAGGAGCGCACGCTCGTGTAGCGCTGCATGCCGACAAGCCCGTCTTCTACGTCCATGTAATGGATGACGACCCCGCAGGAGATTCCTCTGGCAATCTCCTCGCCAGATGGGCCATCGTCCGGGCAAAGATCGACAAGGACCGTCGTGTCCTTGCTCGGGTCAACTTCACGCAGCTTACTGGTACCGCAAAGCGCAGCGATACCCAGGTAGACGTCGATGTCGAAAAAATTTCAGATGGCTGGCTGAAGATCACACCCAAAGAGCCTCTTGCCGTAGGTGAGTATGCTCTTCAGCCGGTGCCAACGGTTGCGAATACCTTTTCGACCGTCGTCTTCGATTTCACCGTCGATCCCAAAGCACCGAACTCCCCGGAGGCGCGCTCCGAGCCAACGCCGTAGGTTGCGAGGTCCATGGTGAATCGCTACACCACCACCGACTCCCGATACTCCCCAAACACGCCGCGCAACACGTCCGCGACTTCGCCCACAGTCGCATAACTCTCCATCGCGGTCACGATCTTTGGCATCAGATTCTCCCCGCCGCGAGCCGCATCCTCCACATCGCGCAGCGCGGCTGCATGCGCAGCCGTATCGCGCCGCGCTCGCAAGGCGCGTACCCGCTCCACCTGCCGCCGCTCCAACTCCTCGTCGATCTTCTGGATCGGGACCGCGCGCTCTTCTTCGCTCACGTACTCGTTCACGCCCACAACGACCGCGTTTTTCTCATCGACAGCTCGTTGATAGGCATACGCCGCGTTCTGAATCTCGCGCTGCACATACCCCTGTTCGATCGCCCGCAGCATCCCGTACTTGCCGCCCAGATCGAATCGTGAGATTGCAGTGATGTACTCCTCTGCACGCTTCTCGATCTCGTTCGTCAACGACTCTACGTAGTACGACCCCGCCAGCGGATCGACCGTATCCGCCACGCCGCTCTCGTGCGCAAGAATCTGTTGTGTCCGTAGCGCAATCCTCGCTGCCTGCTCCGTCGGCAGCGCCAGCGCCTCGTCGAAGCCGTTCGTGTGCAGCGACTGTGTCCCGCCCATCACCGCAGCCAGAGCCTGCAAGGTGGTGCGCACGATGTTGTTCTCCGGCTGCTGCGCCGTCAGCGTCGAGCCTGCCGTCTGCGTATGAAACCGCAGCATCCAGCTTCGCGGGTTCTTCGCTTCGAAGTGCTCGCGCATGATCTTCGCCCACATCCGCCTGGCCGCACGAAACTTCGCGATCTCCTCCAGAAGATTGTTATGCGCGTTGAAGAAAAAACTCAGCCGTGGAGCGAACGCATCCACATCCAACCCCGCGTCGATCGCGGCCTGCACGTACGTCATGCCATCTGCCAGCGTGAAGGCGACCTCCTGCACCGCAGTGCATCCGGCCTCGCGCATGTGATAGCCCGAGATCGAGATCGTATTCCACTCCGGCACCTCATCTGCCGCCCACGCAAAGATGTCCGTCACCAGCCGCATGGCGTGCTTCACCGGGTAGATGTACGTACCGCGCGCGATGTACTCCTTCAGGATGTCGTTCTGCACGGTGCCATTGAGCTTTTTCGTATCCGCACCCTGCCGCTTCGCCACGGCCACATACAGCGCCAGCAGGATCGAAGCCGTGGCATTGATCGTCATCGACGTGGAGATACCGTCCAGCCGTATCCCGTCGAACAGCCGCTCCATGTCCTCGATCGAATCGATCGCCACGCCAACCTTGCCCACCTCGCCCAGCGCCAGCGGCGAATCCGAGTCGTAGCCAATCTGCGTCGGCAGATCGAACGCCACGCTGAGTCCCTTTGTCCCATGCTCCAGCAGAAATTTGTACCGCCGGTTCGACTCCTCGGCATCGCCCATGCCCGCATACTGACGCATCGTCCACAGCCGCCCGCGATACATCGTCGGCTGAATCCCGCGCGTAAAAGGAAACTCGCCTGGCCGTCCCAATTCATCCGCGGCATCGAACCCACGCAAGTTCTCCGGCCCGTATACAAGCTCCACCGGAATTCCTGAACTCGTCTCCACGGTCTTTTCTGGCGTCTTCTCCATAGGAGCACAAGTGTATCCTCATCCTTTTCAAGAATTGAATGTGTCATCCCTCACATCCTCTTCAATTGAAAGTGTCATCCTGAGCGCAGCGCAGCGGAGTCGAAGGACCTGCGGTTGCTTGTACCGCCCTGAAGCCAAATGAACAAGATCATTTATGGAACAATGAAGCGATGAGTACCGAACTACGCAGCGGGTTTGCCTGCACCGAATGCGGGGAGTGGCACGACGATCTCCCCCTGCAGTACAGCTTCAAGGCGCCCTCCGCCATCATGGCCGTCCCGCTCGATCAGCGCGAGCAGCGCGTCGTCATCACCCCCGACCAGTGCGTCATCGACAACCGCGACTTCTATCTGCGCGGCCGTATCCTTATCCCCATCATCGGCAGCCCAGACCCCTTCGTCTGGGGTGTTTGGGCCGAGGTCAGCCCCCGCAACTTCATCCGCGCCAACGAACTCTGGCACACCGTCAGCCGCGAGAACGAGCCGCCATTCTCCGGTTGGCTCAACTCCGAGATCTTCCTCTTCGGCAATACAGTCAATCTCGAGCTCGACGTCCACACCCAGGCCGTCGGGCATCGCCCGCAGTTCACCGTCTCCGACCCCACCCATCCACTCGGCATCGAGCAGCGCGGCGGCATCACCCTCGAGCGCGCGCAGGAGATCGCAGAGATGGTCCTCCACCGCACCCGAAGCTAGGCGATCCCGGCGTTTACCGCCTGCCGCGCTCCCGTCTCCGCGCCCGTAAAAAACTGCTCGCGCAGAAATATGCAAACACTACCGCCATCGCCACATCCATCAAAAAGCGCGTGTGCCCATCGTGGTTGAGTGCTGTTTCGTGCATATCCGCACGCAACTTCCAGGCGCCATTGGCGGCGAACAGCGCAAAGATCCCAAAGAACACCCCGGTAAACTCCAGCCAGAGAACGCCTGACAGCCGGACAAAGGGGCCCCACACCGTCCGGCCAAACTGCTTGCCGCCGCGATTGAGGTTCTCCGTCGTCTGCTTTACCTGCGACGCAGCCCGCGTTACCTGTTCTGCTACGTTTGAAGCCGTGGGCCGTGAACCTCCCGCCGGCCTCGGACTCGCCTCAGAGGCTCCCGCAGGCTTGGCCGAAGGGCTGGGCGAGGTTGCCGCGTCCACGGCAGTCACCAGGGTCTTCGCCGCCGCCCTCGCTCCAATTCCCAAAGCCCGCCCAAAGCGTACCGAGTCCATACCCTGAGTGTAGCCGACCGCGTCTTTCCGCGATGAAACATCCCGCCGTCAACCTGCATCTGACGAAAACAGAGGGGATGCCACCTCTCGAACGACACGCAGGAGGGCGAATGAGGAGATTTTGCTGGATGATCGCCGGTTTCTGTGGCGCAGCGACATGCTTTATCGTCTGGGGGCCCAAGCGGATAAAGCCCGTCGAGGAGCTTGCCCACCGGCTCGAGGCCGCCTGGGCAGACCATCACACCACCGTCTGATCCCCGCCAATCGCTCCAGAATCTGCGCTGGTTCAATTTCGTTGCCGCGGCGGCAGGCCTCAGCGTATTCTGTCTCCAGAAGTTGGTTCGTGGTCCACGCAATGCCGTTCCCTCCGCTATTCAGTTGGGAATACCCGATGCGCGGTGAATCGCATATTCAGGCAGCCGGAGGTTGGCATTGAATCAGAAGGTCAAAAACCTTATCCAGAAGCTAGGCGAGGCGATCCACGAGACCGTCTCCGAGTCCGAAGATATCGCCGGTGTCGTCAAAAACATCCGCGAACAGGGGTTCGACGTTCTCCTCATGCTTGAGGCCACCATTGGCCTGAACCCCGCCGACGAGACCGAGCAGACTGAAGAAGAAGCCTCCGAAGACAATGCAGGCCCCTTCTCCGCCAGCGACCTCAGCTTTCTGAAATCGCTTCGCATCAGCATCAGCGAAGACGAGGATACCCTCGAGGCGCCTGAAGCCTGAGAGGACACATCCCCGGCAAATAACTTTTTCGCGAAAAAAAACTTCACGTGTTAGACTCGCGTTTCCTGTGGGGGACGCTCTTGCACGTTTGTGCATCCCACAAAGAGCGTCCTGCAAAGGACATTTGCCGAGGTTGTCGAACGATGAGAGATACGCTTGGGGTTCTTCTCGCCGGGGGTGCCGGTGAACGCCTTTTCCCGCTAACACGCGATCGCGCAAAGCCCGCCGTGCCGTTTGCGGGCCAGTACCGCATCATCGATATCACGCTGTCGAACTGCATCAACTCCGATCTGCGCCACGTCTACATCCTCACGCAGTACAAGGCGCTCTCGCTTAACCGCCACATCCGCGAAGGCTGGGGACCCGTCGTCGCCAATGAGCTTGGCGAGTTCATCGAGATACTCCCGCCCATGCAGCGCGTCTCGAAGAGCTGGTACCAGGGCACGGCCGACGCCGTCTACCAGAACATCTACTCCATCGGCTCCGAGCAGCCGCGCCACGTCCTCATCCTCTCCGGCGACCACATCTACAAGATGAACTACTCGCTCATGCTCGAGCAGCATGTCGAATCCGGAGCCGACGTCACCATCGCCACCCTGCCCGTCGCGCCTACCGAGGTCTCCGCCTTCGGTGTCGTCGAGGTCTCCCGCTCCGGCGAGGTCATCGGCTTCATCGAAAAGCCCAAGGAGACCAGCGTCCGCTCTCCCTTCACCCCCGACATGGTCGACGTCTCCATGGGCATCTATCTCTTCAACACCGACGTCCTGCTCCCTGAGCTGGTCAAGGACGCCGAAGACCCGCACTCCAAGCACGACTTCGGCCACAACATTCTTCCCAACCTCCTCGGACGCTTCAAGATCAACGCCTATAACTTCATCGACGAGAACAAGCAGAAGGCGCTCTACTGGCGCGACGTAGGTACCCTCGAGGCCTACTACGAGGCCAATATGGACGTAGCCGGCGTCACGCCCACCTTCAACCTCTACGACAAGTCCTGGCCCATGCGTACCCGGCCCTACCAGTACCCGCCCGCCAAGTTCGTCTTCGGCGAGCCCGGCCGAACCGGCATGGCTATCAACTCTATTGTCTGTGCCGGTTCCATCGTCTCCGGAGCCGTCGTTCGCAACTCCGTCGTCTCGCACGATGTCCGCGTCAACTCCTACGCCGACGTCGACTCATCCATCGTCATGTCGCACGTCAACATCGGCCGCCATTGCCGTATCCGTCACGCCATCATCGACCGCGACGTCCACATCCCCGACGGCACCGTCATCGGTTACGACCCCAACGAGGACAAGAAGAACTACTTCGTCTCCTCTTCGGGCCTTACGGTCGTCACCCGCGACTACTCCCTCTATGAGAACCCCGTCTCCCCCGAGTTCCTCCAGGGCAACGGATCGTAAACAGGGAATAGAAGACCAGGATGTAGAGAGCAGAAAGCGCGATCAGAGAAACCGGGTACCCCATCTTTGCGACAGCTTTATCGTCGCTAAGGTGGGATATTCGAGCGAAGCTCGAACCGGCTTCACGAAACCATCGTCAGGGAACAGGTAAGAGAACAGGCACCAAATAGAACTGGCAATCGATGCGTCATTCTGAGCCAAAGGCGAAGAACCCCAGTAGTTTCTCTGTTTCGCCGCAAATGCAAGC
This region of Acidobacteriota bacterium genomic DNA includes:
- a CDS encoding DUF2199 domain-containing protein; protein product: MSTELRSGFACTECGEWHDDLPLQYSFKAPSAIMAVPLDQREQRVVITPDQCVIDNRDFYLRGRILIPIIGSPDPFVWGVWAEVSPRNFIRANELWHTVSRENEPPFSGWLNSEIFLFGNTVNLELDVHTQAVGHRPQFTVSDPTHPLGIEQRGGITLERAQEIAEMVLHRTRS
- the gcvPA gene encoding aminomethyl-transferring glycine dehydrogenase subunit GcvPA, with amino-acid sequence MRYLPKSPADREAMLAEIGVASIDDLFATIPEEYQFKRDLAIPRQHGESEIIERFRTFADKNARGYVSFLGAGVYRHYRPVLIDTIVSRGEFLTSYTPYQPEIAQGTLQAMFEFQTMICELTGMEIANASMYDGSTGAAEAIMMAVRVTGRDGAVIARTVHPEYREVVATYAQHQEIPLAEVGYAENGRVDLAALDASITDNTACVLIQSPNFFGTIEDVAAIADIAHKKGALLIVSIAEAVSLGIVKPPAEADIVSLEAQSFGVAPSYGGPFCGVIACKEKFLRQMPGRIVGETKDMDGKRGFVLTLSTREQHIRREKATSNICTNQALVAMMTTVFLTVYGKEGLKDLAVQNLAKAKYAADALGKTGKVLFGGAPRFHEFVIDLGKDAEKANAALLEKKIVGGLPLVKWYPELGPNTSLWCATELTTKAQIDAAAEVLE
- the gcvPB gene encoding aminomethyl-transferring glycine dehydrogenase subunit GcvPB, producing the protein MSDTRFVGTPRKVTTHVNQNEDLIFEKSSAGKKAYRLAELDVPAVDAAGLLGDAVRTDLGVMPELSEIEIIRHFTRLSTWNYAIDLGMYPLGSCTMKYNPRVNEVVSRLEGIAEAHPYQPEALSQGALGIMKLLSDCLVEITGMDTITLQPAAGAHGEFTGILLARAYHESKGNARKKILIPDSAHGTNPATAAVCGYQVANLKSNAQGMVDIAELERMVDEDTAALMLTNPSTIGVFESEIHKIADILHAKGALLYMDGANMNALVGKTRPGDFGVDVMHLNLHKTFSTPHGGGGPGSGPVACKKILEPFLPKPVVVTKAGGTLALDYDRPQSIGRVRMFYGNFGMFVRALAYILANGPDGLRQTTEDAVLNANYIRAKLEDTFELPYKAPSLHEVVFSDKRQAKNGVKTGDMGKRLIDYGFHAYTVSFPLVVPGAMMIEPTESESREELDLLIDALKQIAREAEENPEVVQTAPQTTRLRRLDETTAARKPVLRWKPAPNGVRDTAALTPDSAAKEW
- the gcvH gene encoding glycine cleavage system protein GcvH, coding for MPYPANYKYTKEHEWISVDGAKGTVGITDYAQSSLGDIVFVDLPKVGDPVKAGEIFGSVESVKAVSDLYSPVTGTVTEINEALKDAPEKINTDANATWLMRVDVTDASELGGLLSAADYEKFIAEETGH
- the gcvT gene encoding glycine cleavage system aminomethyltransferase GcvT, which gives rise to MSELQPPLRKTALNAVHRASKAKMVDFGGWDMPVDCCGLTAEHMAVRTGVGVFDVSHMGDIQLRGPGSLAAVQKLCMNDASKLQVGQAQYSAMLYPSGTFVDDVVVHKLSDNDYLIVINAGTREKDVAWVRSQIGSMPGVHVNDFSDYYTQIAIQGPKAHATLQKLTPVDLAPIKNYWFTWGQVCGLYNVLIARTGYTGEDGFEIYIPSDEATSARVWNEVLEAGKEFGILPCGLGARNTLRLEAGMALYGHEISDTINVFEAGLGRYAKLDKGDFVGRDALVKIQEEGGADRKGGRKLVGLEMVERGIGRDGYPVFSLGGKRIGEITSGSPAPFLKKNVALAYVPVEFAALDTEVAVEIRGQMVKARVVPTPFYKRAKK
- a CDS encoding methylmalonyl-CoA mutase family protein; its protein translation is MEKTPEKTVETSSGIPVELVYGPENLRGFDAADELGRPGEFPFTRGIQPTMYRGRLWTMRQYAGMGDAEESNRRYKFLLEHGTKGLSVAFDLPTQIGYDSDSPLALGEVGKVGVAIDSIEDMERLFDGIRLDGISTSMTINATASILLALYVAVAKRQGADTKKLNGTVQNDILKEYIARGTYIYPVKHAMRLVTDIFAWAADEVPEWNTISISGYHMREAGCTAVQEVAFTLADGMTYVQAAIDAGLDVDAFAPRLSFFFNAHNNLLEEIAKFRAARRMWAKIMREHFEAKNPRSWMLRFHTQTAGSTLTAQQPENNIVRTTLQALAAVMGGTQSLHTNGFDEALALPTEQAARIALRTQQILAHESGVADTVDPLAGSYYVESLTNEIEKRAEEYITAISRFDLGGKYGMLRAIEQGYVQREIQNAAYAYQRAVDEKNAVVVGVNEYVSEEERAVPIQKIDEELERRQVERVRALRARRDTAAHAAALRDVEDAARGGENLMPKIVTAMESYATVGEVADVLRGVFGEYRESVVV
- the glgC gene encoding glucose-1-phosphate adenylyltransferase, whose amino-acid sequence is MRDTLGVLLAGGAGERLFPLTRDRAKPAVPFAGQYRIIDITLSNCINSDLRHVYILTQYKALSLNRHIREGWGPVVANELGEFIEILPPMQRVSKSWYQGTADAVYQNIYSIGSEQPRHVLILSGDHIYKMNYSLMLEQHVESGADVTIATLPVAPTEVSAFGVVEVSRSGEVIGFIEKPKETSVRSPFTPDMVDVSMGIYLFNTDVLLPELVKDAEDPHSKHDFGHNILPNLLGRFKINAYNFIDENKQKALYWRDVGTLEAYYEANMDVAGVTPTFNLYDKSWPMRTRPYQYPPAKFVFGEPGRTGMAINSIVCAGSIVSGAVVRNSVVSHDVRVNSYADVDSSIVMSHVNIGRHCRIRHAIIDRDVHIPDGTVIGYDPNEDKKNYFVSSSGLTVVTRDYSLYENPVSPEFLQGNGS